In bacterium YEK0313, one genomic interval encodes:
- the hsaD_3 gene encoding 4,5:9,10-diseco-3-hydroxy-5,9, 17-trioxoandrosta-1(10),2-diene-4-oate hydrolase — translation MASVLERTRETLDGFDRQEHVINGIKTVVYAAGQGRPLVFLHGSGTFPGFAFARRWAETRRVIIAYHPGFGESADDDRIDSMQDYVLHYLDLFEALGLDRFDLVGFSFGGWMAAEFAVQHHHRIGKLVLVAPAGLVVKDPPATDLFTIPPAELPSYLATNPAALAPFLPEGHDLEFLTLRYRETTAVARLIWERASGNPKLAQWLHRVKVPTLLLWGDQDRVRPAAHAEHWRSLLPDARIEIVPATGHLLFEDTPAAAARVTAFLDAA, via the coding sequence ATGGCATCCGTCCTCGAACGCACCCGCGAGACGCTCGACGGCTTCGACCGGCAGGAACATGTGATCAACGGCATCAAGACCGTGGTCTATGCCGCCGGCCAGGGCCGGCCGCTGGTCTTCCTGCACGGCTCGGGCACCTTTCCGGGCTTCGCCTTCGCCCGCCGCTGGGCCGAGACCCGCCGGGTCATCATCGCCTATCACCCCGGCTTCGGCGAATCCGCCGATGACGACCGCATCGATTCCATGCAGGACTACGTCCTGCACTATCTCGACCTTTTCGAGGCGCTCGGGCTCGATCGCTTCGATCTCGTCGGCTTCTCGTTCGGCGGCTGGATGGCGGCCGAATTCGCGGTCCAGCACCATCACCGCATCGGCAAGCTGGTGCTGGTCGCCCCCGCCGGCCTGGTGGTCAAGGACCCGCCCGCCACCGACCTCTTCACCATTCCGCCCGCCGAGCTGCCGAGCTATCTCGCCACCAATCCGGCCGCGCTCGCCCCGTTCCTGCCCGAGGGCCACGACCTGGAATTCCTCACTTTGCGCTACCGCGAGACCACCGCGGTCGCACGGCTGATCTGGGAGCGCGCCTCGGGCAATCCCAAGCTCGCCCAGTGGCTGCACCGGGTGAAGGTGCCGACCCTGCTCCTCTGGGGCGACCAGGACCGCGTCCGGCCGGCCGCCCATGCCGAGCACTGGCGGTCGCTGCTGCCCGATGCGCGCATCGAGATCGTGCCGGCGACCGGCCATCTCCTGTTCGAGGACACGCCGGCCGCCGCCGCGCGCGTCACCGCCTTCCTCGACGCGGCCTGA
- the sauU_2 gene encoding putative sulfoacetate transporter SauU — protein MSTTRERIEPWFIVLMLTLFMILAFADRAVLGFAAVPLMRDLGLTPSQFGLAASAMYWVYPVAGIAGGFLVNRCPTKWVLAGLAAIWAASQFPMLWATSLNEIVAARVLLGLGEGPAFAVVLHAVFKWFDDDRRAVPTSIVSEGAAFGIVLAAPVVAYFIVAHGWRFGFGLLGTITAAWVVLWLIFGSEGKVATPSPGAGNLQPISYRVLLADRTFIGNTLAGFSVACGITIMLAWLPPYLTRGLGYSTTQTGWLTTLPWIASIALVLAGGYLSQRLVLAGVPSRHARAGLLCLCLLAGGAATAAMTFLPAGALQLTLLAIGFGLPTLVWTLSPAVIAEVTPVAQRGAMLGLFSTIANSAAGSFAPYLMGLVVERGATPAEGYALGFLVLGLLQAVSALAAWALIHPAATIARFQAEAARPAEASAPPARPALVD, from the coding sequence ATGTCGACGACGCGTGAACGCATCGAGCCGTGGTTCATCGTGCTCATGCTGACGCTGTTCATGATCCTGGCATTCGCCGACCGGGCGGTGCTGGGCTTCGCGGCGGTGCCGCTGATGCGCGATCTCGGCCTGACGCCGAGCCAGTTCGGCCTCGCCGCCAGCGCCATGTACTGGGTCTATCCGGTCGCCGGCATTGCCGGCGGCTTCCTGGTCAACCGCTGCCCGACCAAATGGGTGCTGGCCGGGCTCGCGGCGATCTGGGCCGCCTCGCAGTTCCCGATGCTCTGGGCGACCAGCCTCAATGAGATCGTCGCGGCGCGCGTCCTGCTCGGGCTTGGCGAGGGCCCCGCCTTCGCGGTGGTGCTGCACGCCGTGTTCAAGTGGTTCGACGACGACCGGCGCGCGGTGCCGACCAGCATCGTCTCGGAGGGCGCGGCCTTCGGCATCGTCCTCGCGGCGCCGGTCGTCGCCTATTTCATCGTCGCCCACGGCTGGCGTTTCGGTTTCGGCCTGCTCGGCACCATCACGGCCGCCTGGGTCGTGCTCTGGCTGATCTTCGGCAGCGAGGGCAAGGTCGCAACGCCGAGCCCGGGCGCCGGCAATCTGCAGCCGATCAGCTATCGCGTGCTGCTCGCCGACCGCACCTTCATCGGTAATACGCTGGCCGGCTTCTCGGTCGCCTGCGGCATCACCATCATGCTGGCCTGGCTGCCGCCCTATCTGACTCGGGGCCTCGGCTATTCCACCACCCAGACAGGCTGGCTGACCACCCTGCCCTGGATCGCCAGCATCGCGCTGGTCCTGGCGGGCGGCTACCTGTCCCAGCGCCTGGTGCTGGCGGGCGTGCCGAGCCGCCATGCCCGCGCCGGGCTTCTCTGCCTCTGCCTGCTGGCCGGCGGCGCGGCGACCGCGGCCATGACCTTCCTGCCGGCCGGCGCGCTGCAATTGACGCTGCTCGCCATCGGCTTCGGCCTGCCGACCCTGGTCTGGACGCTGAGCCCCGCGGTCATCGCCGAGGTCACCCCGGTCGCCCAGCGCGGCGCCATGCTCGGCCTGTTCTCGACCATCGCCAACTCGGCGGCCGGCTCGTTCGCGCCCTACCTGATGGGGCTCGTCGTCGAGCGCGGCGCGACCCCGGCCGAAGGCTACGCCCTCGGCTTCCTCGTGCTCGGCCTGCTGCAGGCGGTCTCGGCGCTCGCCGCCTGGGCCCTGATCCACCCGGCAGCGACCATCGCCAGGTTCCAGGCCGAAGCGGCAAGGCCCGCCGAAGCCAGCGCCCCGCCGGCCCGGCCGGCGCTCGTCGACTGA
- the msuD_1 gene encoding Methanesulfonate monooxygenase, producing MPILPDTQFYAWHFMPYTDLPPNVDDFDSLWVDFPNKYFDPKAGHAFYQRYLAELALADKLGFDGVCVNEHHNTPYSLMPIASVIAAALIPQTSRAKICVMGTPAGLDQPHRLAESYAMLDVMSGGRLEVAFPLGTPMEYWANSVNPVTSRERQQEALDVILRAWTEDGPIRHEGRFYNYRYLNIWPRPYQQPHPKVYLVGSGSPGTIELAAQRGLGYSSTFSPIASQLAAQKTLKERAAHYGHTITPDQIPITCMVYIGDDDESALAEMEPHVRYFFTTLTKAGRFIDAPGYLSLDEFRKRNGRMLPSSHGGAFDWNQIRQQFRVVAGTAKTVADTIEKWAEEAGSSRIIFQIHRGDMPHWKVVRTLTGLANEVIPMLKARQAAANKQALGVAAE from the coding sequence ATGCCGATCCTGCCGGATACCCAGTTCTACGCCTGGCATTTCATGCCCTATACCGACCTGCCGCCCAATGTGGACGACTTCGACTCGCTCTGGGTCGATTTCCCGAACAAATATTTCGACCCCAAGGCCGGCCATGCCTTCTATCAGCGCTACCTCGCCGAGCTGGCGCTGGCCGACAAGCTGGGCTTCGACGGCGTCTGCGTCAACGAACACCACAACACGCCCTACAGCCTGATGCCGATCGCATCCGTGATCGCGGCCGCGCTCATTCCCCAGACGAGCCGCGCCAAGATCTGCGTGATGGGAACGCCCGCCGGCCTCGACCAGCCGCATCGCCTGGCCGAATCCTACGCCATGCTCGACGTCATGTCGGGCGGCCGCCTGGAGGTCGCCTTCCCGCTCGGCACGCCGATGGAATACTGGGCGAACTCGGTCAACCCGGTGACCTCGCGCGAGCGCCAGCAGGAAGCCCTCGACGTCATCCTCCGGGCCTGGACGGAGGACGGCCCGATCCGCCACGAAGGCCGCTTCTACAACTACCGCTACCTCAACATCTGGCCCCGGCCCTATCAGCAGCCCCACCCCAAGGTCTATCTCGTCGGCTCGGGCAGCCCCGGCACCATCGAGCTCGCGGCCCAACGCGGCCTCGGCTACTCCTCGACCTTCAGTCCGATCGCGAGCCAGCTGGCCGCGCAGAAGACCTTGAAGGAGCGCGCGGCCCATTACGGTCACACGATCACGCCGGACCAGATCCCGATCACCTGCATGGTCTATATCGGCGACGACGACGAGAGCGCGCTCGCCGAGATGGAACCGCATGTGCGCTACTTCTTCACGACCCTCACCAAGGCCGGCCGGTTCATCGACGCGCCCGGCTACCTGTCGCTGGACGAGTTCAGGAAGCGCAACGGCCGCATGCTGCCCTCGAGCCATGGCGGGGCCTTCGACTGGAACCAGATCCGCCAGCAGTTCCGGGTGGTCGCGGGCACGGCCAAGACGGTTGCCGACACCATCGAGAAATGGGCCGAGGAGGCCGGATCGAGCCGGATCATCTTCCAGATCCACAGGGGCGACATGCCGCACTGGAAGGTGGTGCGCACCCTGACCGGCCTCGCCAACGAGGTGATCCCGATGCTGAAGGCGCGGCAGGCCGCGGCGAACAAGCAAGCCCTCGGCGTCGCCGCCGAATAG
- a CDS encoding Cupin domain protein, which yields MTFTMTPGLTRAQEGLEDIAWNILGQTYVPKQLSDQSMSWHATFPKGTFVPPHTHPTQDEFVYVLTGKLDFWLDGKESQAGPGDLARLPMGIPHGIFNKSEETVTCLFWVSPTRRLFDLFKAIHNVPDPGEVVRLSALHEVDFLPPPAA from the coding sequence ATGACCTTCACCATGACACCCGGCCTGACCCGCGCCCAGGAAGGCCTCGAGGACATCGCCTGGAACATTCTCGGCCAGACCTATGTGCCGAAGCAGCTGTCCGACCAGTCGATGTCCTGGCACGCGACCTTTCCGAAGGGCACTTTCGTGCCCCCTCACACCCACCCGACCCAGGACGAGTTCGTCTATGTGCTGACCGGCAAGCTCGACTTCTGGCTCGACGGCAAGGAGAGCCAGGCCGGGCCGGGCGACCTCGCGCGCCTGCCGATGGGCATCCCGCACGGCATCTTCAACAAATCCGAGGAGACGGTGACCTGCCTCTTCTGGGTGTCGCCGACGCGCCGGCTGTTCGACCTGTTCAAGGCCATCCACAACGTGCCCGATCCCGGCGAGGTCGTGCGCCTTTCCGCCTTGCACGAGGTCGACTTCCTGCCGCCCCCGGCGGCCTGA
- the ssuE_1 gene encoding FMN reductase (NADPH): MVRRQGARLARKPVVVAISGSPSPASATAELADHVLGLLAPAVAIGGHIRLRELDPAALMSGRTDDAGLAAAMRDVEAADGLVIATPIYKAAYSGLLKAFLDAMPQFGLAGRTVLPLATGGSLAHVLALDYALRPVLQSMGARHIVQATFVAAGQMRRDGATFGLDPAAAELLDEAVLHFAHAVAGASPQTLFGHPRPARREAAE; encoded by the coding sequence ATGGTGCGGCGTCAAGGCGCCCGGCTCGCGCGCAAGCCGGTGGTGGTGGCGATTTCAGGCAGTCCGTCACCGGCTTCGGCGACGGCGGAGCTGGCCGATCACGTGCTCGGCCTGCTGGCGCCCGCCGTCGCGATCGGCGGTCACATCCGCCTGCGCGAGCTCGATCCGGCGGCGCTCATGAGCGGCCGGACCGACGATGCCGGTCTTGCGGCGGCCATGCGTGACGTCGAGGCCGCCGACGGCCTCGTCATCGCGACTCCGATCTACAAGGCCGCCTATTCGGGACTTCTGAAGGCGTTCCTGGATGCGATGCCGCAATTCGGGCTCGCCGGCCGGACGGTGCTGCCGCTGGCGACTGGCGGCAGCCTTGCCCATGTCCTGGCGCTCGACTATGCGCTGCGGCCCGTGCTGCAATCGATGGGCGCCCGGCACATCGTCCAGGCCACCTTCGTCGCCGCCGGCCAGATGCGGCGGGACGGAGCGACGTTCGGCCTCGATCCGGCCGCCGCCGAGCTCCTCGACGAGGCGGTCCTGCACTTCGCCCACGCCGTTGCCGGCGCCTCACCTCAGACCCTGTTCGGCCATCCGCGGCCCGCCCGCCGCGAAGCGGCTGAATAG
- the mshA_2 gene encoding D-inositol 3-phosphate glycosyltransferase: MKIAQIAPLCERVPPRFYGGTERIVSYLTEELVRQGHDVTLFASGDSETSAELVACSDMALRLDPSVKDYLPYHVIMLDEVARRADAFDVLHFHIDILHYPMVRAFADRTLTTLHGRLDLPDMKPFYAAFPQAPLVSISHQQRNPMPPGLNWAGMVQHGLPPETLDFTAEPGGDYLAFLGRISPEKRPDRAIEIALAAGVPLKIAAKVDKVDQIYWETVVEPMVAANPSIDYIGEISEQEKSEFLGNARALLFPIDWPEPFGLAMIEAMACGTPVIAFRSGSVPEVIDHGRTGFIVDTIAEAAAVVPAAYALDRAAVRATFERRFTVERMARDYVDIYRSLPGVRAETGRLRRQAADGAGLHLVQAGGMRV, translated from the coding sequence ATGAAGATCGCCCAGATTGCGCCGCTCTGCGAGCGCGTGCCCCCGCGTTTCTACGGCGGAACCGAACGGATCGTGTCCTATCTGACCGAGGAACTGGTGCGTCAGGGGCACGATGTCACGCTTTTCGCCAGTGGCGATTCTGAGACCTCGGCCGAACTGGTCGCCTGCTCCGACATGGCGCTCCGGCTGGATCCTTCGGTCAAGGACTATCTGCCATACCATGTCATCATGCTCGATGAGGTGGCGCGCCGCGCCGACGCGTTCGATGTCCTGCACTTCCATATCGACATCCTGCACTATCCGATGGTGCGGGCCTTTGCCGACCGGACGCTGACCACCCTGCACGGCCGGCTGGACCTGCCCGACATGAAGCCGTTCTATGCCGCGTTCCCGCAGGCGCCGCTGGTGTCGATCTCGCATCAGCAGCGCAACCCGATGCCGCCGGGGCTCAACTGGGCCGGCATGGTCCAGCACGGCCTGCCGCCCGAGACCCTCGACTTCACGGCCGAGCCGGGTGGCGACTATCTCGCCTTTCTTGGCCGCATCTCGCCCGAGAAGCGACCGGACCGCGCGATCGAGATCGCCCTCGCCGCCGGCGTTCCGCTGAAGATCGCCGCCAAGGTCGACAAGGTCGACCAAATTTATTGGGAAACGGTCGTCGAACCGATGGTCGCCGCCAATCCCTCGATCGACTATATCGGTGAAATAAGCGAACAGGAGAAATCGGAATTCCTGGGCAATGCCCGGGCGCTGCTGTTCCCGATCGACTGGCCCGAGCCCTTCGGCCTTGCCATGATCGAGGCGATGGCGTGCGGCACGCCGGTCATCGCATTCCGTTCCGGCTCCGTCCCGGAGGTTATCGACCACGGCCGCACCGGCTTCATCGTCGACACCATCGCGGAAGCCGCGGCGGTGGTGCCGGCCGCCTACGCGCTCGATCGCGCCGCCGTGCGGGCCACTTTCGAGCGGCGTTTTACGGTCGAGCGCATGGCCCGCGACTATGTCGACATCTACCGGTCCCTGCCCGGCGTGCGCGCCGAGACCGGTCGCCTGCGGCGGCAGGCTGCGGATGGCGCCGGGCTGCACCTGGTGCAGGCAGGCGGCATGCGGGTTTGA
- a CDS encoding alpha-glucosidase, giving the protein MSIVSADAAPHAPAPAGPAGQAVAQFFIPAAASLQERRPRTLKHGDTFALFDHNGDALAGPGSPEGIYCRDTRYLSHLYLTIGGARPMLLSSTLRDDNAGLTCDLTNPDLFDDQGRLVLPHDLIHIRRSRFLWNAAAYERLALRNFDLRPRTVRVTLAFAADFADLFEVRGSPRPRRGRAHRPIVTADGVTLAYTGLDERRRSTTLSFEPAPTAVDAELAVFDFELAPHETKVLFVAVRCDPEDAQPSPARAFFATLRESRRALRVSTARAAAIGSSNDIFNQVARRSVADLYMLVTDTPQGPYPYAGIPWFSTAFGRDALITALQTLWLDPAIARGVLGYLAANQATAFDPAADAEPGKILHETRQGEMAELGEVPFRRYYGSIDSTPLFVMLAGAYLKRTGDAETIQQLWPQIEAAIGWIENHGDRDGDGFVEYSRRTDEGLVNQGWKDSHDSIFHADGRLAEGPIALVEVQAYVYGAWVAAADIALMLGKAALAIDFEARAEILRGHFDQTFFDEELGTYVLALDGDKRPCRVRTSNAGHALFTGIADPTRAPSVVATLTSNACFSGWGIRTLAANEARYNPMSYHNGSVWPHDNALIAAGFARYGFRSEAARIFEGLFAASTYMDLNRLPELFCGFPRQAGHGPTFYPVACAPQAWAAATPLSLLQSCLGLGFDIGAGHILFEQPVMPDFLQEVTLCGLTVNDGSVAVALRRTGAEVVADVLARRGGLRVVTMS; this is encoded by the coding sequence ATGTCGATCGTGAGCGCTGATGCTGCTCCCCACGCCCCGGCGCCGGCCGGCCCGGCCGGCCAGGCGGTGGCGCAATTCTTCATCCCGGCCGCCGCCTCGCTGCAGGAGCGGCGGCCGCGCACCCTGAAACATGGCGACACCTTCGCGCTGTTCGACCACAACGGCGATGCGCTCGCCGGGCCGGGCAGCCCCGAGGGCATCTATTGCCGCGACACGCGCTACCTCTCGCATCTCTATCTGACAATCGGCGGCGCAAGGCCCATGCTGCTGTCCTCGACCCTGCGCGACGATAATGCCGGGCTGACCTGCGATCTGACCAATCCGGATCTCTTCGACGATCAGGGCCGGCTGGTCCTGCCGCACGACCTCATCCATATCCGCCGCTCGCGCTTCCTGTGGAACGCCGCGGCCTATGAGCGGCTGGCCCTGCGCAACTTCGACCTTCGTCCTCGCACGGTGCGCGTCACACTGGCCTTCGCGGCCGACTTCGCCGATCTTTTCGAGGTCCGCGGCAGCCCGCGCCCGCGGCGCGGCCGGGCGCATCGGCCGATCGTCACCGCCGATGGCGTGACCCTGGCCTATACCGGCCTGGACGAGCGCCGGCGCAGCACCACGCTCAGCTTCGAGCCGGCGCCGACCGCCGTCGACGCGGAACTTGCCGTCTTCGACTTCGAGCTCGCCCCACACGAAACCAAGGTGCTGTTCGTGGCCGTGCGATGCGATCCCGAAGACGCCCAGCCGTCCCCCGCCCGCGCCTTTTTCGCCACGCTGCGCGAGTCGCGCCGCGCGCTGCGCGTCTCGACCGCGCGCGCTGCCGCGATCGGCTCCTCGAACGACATCTTCAATCAGGTCGCCCGGCGCAGCGTCGCAGACCTCTACATGCTGGTGACCGATACGCCCCAGGGGCCCTATCCCTATGCGGGAATCCCCTGGTTCTCGACGGCCTTCGGGCGCGACGCGCTGATCACCGCCCTGCAGACGCTCTGGCTCGATCCGGCCATCGCGCGCGGCGTGCTCGGCTATCTCGCAGCGAACCAGGCAACCGCGTTCGACCCGGCCGCCGACGCCGAACCGGGCAAGATCCTGCACGAGACGCGCCAGGGCGAAATGGCCGAGCTCGGGGAGGTCCCCTTCCGCCGCTACTATGGCAGCATCGACTCCACGCCCCTGTTCGTCATGCTTGCCGGCGCCTATCTCAAGCGCACCGGCGACGCCGAGACCATTCAGCAGCTATGGCCCCAGATCGAGGCCGCCATCGGATGGATCGAAAACCATGGCGACCGCGATGGCGACGGCTTCGTCGAATATTCGCGGCGGACGGACGAGGGCCTGGTCAATCAGGGCTGGAAGGACAGCCACGACAGCATCTTCCACGCCGACGGCCGGCTCGCCGAAGGTCCGATCGCGCTCGTCGAGGTCCAGGCCTATGTCTATGGCGCCTGGGTGGCTGCCGCCGACATCGCGCTGATGCTCGGCAAGGCGGCGCTGGCCATCGACTTCGAGGCGCGTGCCGAGATCCTGCGCGGCCATTTCGACCAGACCTTCTTCGACGAGGAACTCGGCACCTATGTGCTGGCGCTCGACGGCGACAAGCGGCCGTGCCGGGTGCGCACCTCCAATGCCGGCCATGCCCTGTTCACCGGCATTGCCGATCCGACACGCGCGCCGTCGGTGGTCGCGACGCTGACATCCAATGCCTGCTTCTCCGGCTGGGGCATCCGCACGCTGGCGGCGAACGAGGCCCGCTACAACCCGATGAGCTATCACAACGGCTCGGTCTGGCCGCATGACAATGCCCTGATCGCCGCGGGCTTCGCGCGCTACGGATTCCGCAGCGAGGCGGCACGCATTTTCGAGGGGCTGTTCGCCGCGTCCACCTATATGGACCTCAATCGGCTGCCTGAGCTGTTCTGCGGCTTTCCGCGCCAGGCCGGCCATGGACCGACCTTCTATCCGGTCGCCTGCGCGCCGCAGGCCTGGGCGGCCGCGACGCCGCTGTCGCTGCTTCAGTCCTGCCTCGGGCTCGGTTTCGACATCGGCGCCGGCCACATCCTCTTCGAGCAGCCGGTCATGCCGGACTTCCTTCAGGAGGTGACGCTGTGCGGCCTGACCGTCAATGACGGTTCTGTCGCGGTGGCCTTGCGCCGCACCGGCGCGGAAGTGGTCGCCGACGTCCTGGCCCGGCGCGGCGGCCTGCGCGTGGTCACCATGAGCTGA
- the nepI_5 gene encoding Purine ribonucleoside efflux pump NepI — translation MSTTTSPSSTETRRDKPARPWFAVAAAGLSTFSVVTTEMLPVGLLTRIAADLQASAGTAGLAMSIPALTAALFAPAAVVAAGARDRRRVLIGLLALLTAANLASALAPGIAWLLAARILVGLCMGGIWAIAGGLAARLVPPARVGAATAVIFGGVATASVLGVPLGALVGDLLGWRSAFAAMALVCLLVLAANWRALPALPTAGSIRPSDIFGQMRIDGLRLGLAVTLLLVSGHFMAFTFVRPILQGVSHLAEIWVGPLLFAYGLAGIAGNFLAGALAQREAGPPLVVIVVALAASLLLVIGAGGSPTGGALALVLWGGAYGGVSVSLQTCIMRAAPGMVEAGTALFVAAFNLGIAAGSAAGGLVVDGHGLTANLILAAGVTIMALVPALLIRPPESPRP, via the coding sequence ATGTCGACAACGACCAGCCCTTCATCGACAGAGACGCGCCGGGACAAACCGGCGCGCCCCTGGTTCGCCGTCGCGGCAGCGGGACTTTCGACCTTCTCCGTCGTGACGACGGAAATGCTGCCGGTCGGCCTCCTGACGCGGATCGCCGCCGACCTGCAGGCGAGCGCCGGCACGGCGGGCCTTGCCATGTCGATCCCGGCGCTGACGGCCGCACTGTTCGCTCCGGCCGCGGTCGTTGCCGCAGGCGCCCGTGACCGCCGGCGGGTTCTGATCGGCCTTCTGGCGCTGCTGACGGCGGCCAACCTTGCATCGGCCCTGGCGCCGGGCATTGCGTGGCTGCTGGCAGCCCGGATCCTCGTCGGCCTGTGCATGGGTGGCATATGGGCGATCGCCGGTGGCCTGGCGGCGCGGCTCGTGCCGCCGGCGCGGGTGGGCGCCGCCACCGCCGTGATCTTCGGTGGCGTCGCGACAGCCTCCGTCCTCGGCGTGCCGCTCGGCGCGCTCGTCGGCGATCTCCTGGGCTGGCGCAGCGCCTTCGCCGCCATGGCGCTCGTCTGCCTGCTCGTGCTGGCCGCCAACTGGCGCGCCCTGCCGGCCTTGCCAACGGCGGGCTCGATCCGGCCGAGCGACATTTTCGGCCAGATGCGGATCGACGGCCTGCGCCTCGGTCTCGCCGTCACGCTGCTCCTCGTCTCCGGGCACTTCATGGCCTTCACCTTCGTGCGCCCGATACTGCAAGGCGTCTCGCATCTTGCCGAGATCTGGGTCGGCCCCTTGCTCTTCGCTTATGGCCTGGCCGGCATTGCCGGCAATTTTCTCGCCGGCGCGCTGGCGCAGCGCGAGGCCGGACCGCCGCTCGTGGTCATCGTGGTGGCGCTCGCCGCAAGCCTGCTGCTGGTCATCGGTGCCGGCGGCAGCCCGACCGGCGGCGCCCTGGCGCTCGTCCTCTGGGGCGGCGCCTATGGCGGCGTTTCGGTCTCGCTGCAAACGTGCATCATGCGGGCGGCGCCCGGGATGGTGGAAGCCGGCACGGCCTTGTTCGTCGCGGCCTTCAATCTCGGCATAGCGGCCGGCTCGGCGGCCGGCGGGCTGGTCGTCGACGGGCATGGCCTGACGGCCAACCTGATCCTGGCCGCCGGAGTGACGATCATGGCGCTGGTGCCGGCGTTGCTGATCCGGCCGCCCGAATCTCCGCGCCCGTGA
- the dmlR_17 gene encoding HTH-type transcriptional regulator DmlR, whose protein sequence is MDNQIAGPIDHIGDLLAFVRVADLKSFTLAAERLNLSRSAVGKSVARLEARLSTRLVHRTTRNVSLSEEGRLFYEHALRILAEVDDAEAALAGRNGQPRGRLRLDLPVSLGRMHVLPILQEFLADWPEVEADVTYSDTFSDLVRDGIDLAIRVGGDDDSRLVRRVLAGHRLIVCASPAYLARRGTPATPDMLAGHDTLVFTHAHLPMPWRFASNGADHEVQVGGRMRMSSTEALRDAALAGFGLVQLGAYLVSPDIRRGALVPVLENFVRPGPPVCAVYPTRRHLSPKVRLFVDAVDRRWRVRAPWD, encoded by the coding sequence GTGGACAATCAGATTGCAGGGCCGATCGACCATATCGGCGACCTCCTCGCCTTCGTCCGGGTCGCCGATCTCAAGAGCTTCACCCTCGCCGCCGAGCGGCTGAACCTGTCGCGCTCCGCGGTGGGCAAGAGCGTGGCGCGGCTCGAAGCCCGGCTGTCGACACGTCTCGTGCACCGCACGACGCGCAATGTCAGCCTCAGCGAAGAAGGCCGCCTGTTCTATGAGCATGCCCTGCGCATTCTCGCCGAGGTCGACGACGCCGAAGCCGCGCTGGCCGGCCGCAATGGCCAGCCGCGCGGCCGGCTTCGGCTCGACCTGCCGGTCTCACTCGGACGGATGCATGTCCTGCCGATCCTGCAGGAATTCCTCGCCGACTGGCCCGAGGTCGAGGCCGACGTGACCTATTCCGACACGTTCAGCGATCTCGTCCGCGACGGCATCGATCTCGCCATCCGCGTCGGCGGCGATGACGACAGCCGCCTGGTGCGCCGCGTGCTCGCCGGGCACCGGCTGATCGTCTGCGCATCGCCCGCCTATCTCGCGAGGCGCGGCACGCCGGCGACGCCGGACATGCTTGCCGGGCACGACACGCTCGTTTTCACGCATGCGCACCTGCCGATGCCGTGGCGCTTTGCTTCGAACGGCGCCGATCACGAGGTTCAGGTCGGCGGGCGCATGCGCATGAGCAGCACGGAAGCCCTGCGCGACGCGGCCCTCGCCGGCTTCGGCCTCGTCCAGCTCGGCGCCTATCTGGTGAGCCCCGACATCAGGCGCGGCGCACTGGTGCCGGTGCTCGAGAACTTCGTCCGGCCGGGCCCGCCGGTCTGCGCCGTCTATCCGACGCGGCGCCATCTCTCGCCCAAGGTGCGCCTGTTCGTCGATGCGGTCGACCGGCGCTGGCGCGTCCGCGCGCCCTGGGACTGA